In the Numenius arquata unplaced genomic scaffold, bNumArq3.hap1.1 HAP1_SCAFFOLD_1644, whole genome shotgun sequence genome, aaaaatggaatCGAAGTGGAAActaaaaatagaaagtaaaaaaaaaaaaaattaagattaaaattaataaaaaggaaaaagaaaagaaattaaaaaattaataaaaagaaaaaagggaaagaaaaaaaaaggaaaagaaaagggagaagagaaaattttttaaaaaaaaaaggaaaaaaatcaaaaagaaaaaaaaatttaaaaaatgtataaaaataaataaataaatagctaaaaGCCCccaaaggagaggagggggggggggtgggaaaaaaccctaacaaaaaacaccccccccaatTAGCGGAAGGGAGAGGCCGAGGCGGGGGGGTTCTGCCGGCgtcgggggggtgtgggggggccgGAGGTGCGTTGGTGGTGGGGGGGTCGCCCCTTTTCGTCGCTCGCCGTTGGCCGCCGGCTGGTGGCggttggtgatggtggtggtgatggtgatgatggtggtgccggtggtggtgctggtgctggtggtggtggtggtggcggggggggggttttgtcccgtccccccccctcccgccttccGTGTCCCGCGTCCCCCGCGTGTCGCCTTCAGCGGCCGGGCCGCCCGCGCAGtgcggtggtggcggtggcggtggtggcggtggtggtggcggtggcggtggtggtggcccCGGGACCGGCGGGCATCCTCCGGTGCTAGCGGGCGTGCGGGCCGGGCGGAGGAgcccggggggcgcggggggtgcgggcggcggtgCGGGCGGCAGCCGCGCAGGCGGCTCTCTCATCCTTTTGTCCTTCAGTGGGAGCGCGGATGGATTGCTGCCGCCGCTCCTGCTGACGCATCGTGGCGGGAGCCCGGCACCGCTCCGacgacacacacacccccaccccccccccccaaacaaccccccccacccccccccttcaccttcttcaatacccccccccccccccccgcacacacacacacccccacacacgcCCCTaccccccctcctctttttctcctctcgcCTTctccgccctccccccccctcccccccccgcccgtcccccccccccctccggttCGCCCCGGTGCGGCGGGAGAGAAGGAGCTATTTTCGGGCTGGTTGCTCCGGGAGGAAGATGCGGGAtgggctgcttcctcctcctcttcctcctccctccctccttcccttcccttccctccctccttccctcctcctcctcctccctgcccgcagACCGACCGCCGTGgggatatttgggggggggggggggggggtgtttcagCGGAGGAGGGGGTgaggatggacggacggacggacggtaACGGAGCAGCTCGGCGGCTTTAAGGtgatgtcggggggggggggggacgggacgtgGCTCCATCCCGGGTGCGGGCCCCCTCCCCGGGCTCAGGGCTGAGACCTGGCACAAGCTGGGACGCTGATGGGGATGACTAGCGTGGCTCtgcggcggtggggaggggggggggacgtggTCCCGTCCGTGGCTGGTGGCCCCcatcctccccgcagcccccccatgTGGCGCAGAATCCCGGGTGCACCCCCCTCTCAGGCTCAGGGCTGAGACCTGGCACAAGCTGGGACACTGATGGAGAGGATGAGCCCGGCTCtgcggcggtggggaggggggggacgtggTTCCGTCCTTGACTGGTGGCCCCCAACCCCTCCATGTGGCACAGAATCCAGTGCCTGTGGCCCCCCGGGTGCACCCCCAGTCCAAGCTGAGGGCTGAGACCTGGCACAAGCTGGGACACTGATGGGGATGACTAGCGTGGCTCTGCGGCGGTGGGGAGGGGACGTGGTCCCGTCTTGTGTCTGGTGGCCCCcatcctccccacagcccccccatgTGGCGCAGAATCCGGTGCCCGTGGACCCCCAGCGTCCAGCACCCCCCCTCCAGGCTCAGGGCTGAGACCTGGCACAAGCTGGGACACTGATGGGGATGACTAGCGTGGCTCtgtggcggtggggagggggggggacatggtTCCGTCCGTGGCTAGTGCCCAGATTTGGGtgcccaggagcagagctgggggcccATGGAGCACATCTGGGTGCCGTGGAGCAGACCTAGGTGCCCAGGAGAAGATTTGGGTGGCCACAGAGCAGATCTAGGTGCCCAGAAGCAGATTTGGGTGCCCACAGAGCACATGTGGGTGCTGTGGAGCAGATTTGGGTGCCCACGGAGCAGATCTAGGTGGCCGTGGAGCTGAGTTGGGTGCCCAcggagcagagctgggtgcccGTGGAGCAGATCTGGGTGCCCATGGAGCAGATCTAGGTGCCCAGGAGAAGATCTGTGTGCCCAGAAGCAAAGTTGGGTGCCCAGGAGCTGAGTTGGATGCCCATGGAGATGAGTTGGGTGCCCATGGAGCAGATCTGAGTGCCCAGGACCTGAGTTGGTTGCCCACAGAACAGAGCTGGGTGCCCATGGAGATGAGTTGGGTGCCCAGGAGCAGACTTGGGTGCCCATGAAGCAAATCTGGGTGCCCAGGAGCAGATAGAGGTGCCCATGGAGCTGAGTTGGGTTTCTGGAAGCGGCTGAGATGAGGAGGAACATTTGGGGACGGTGGCtgcggggacacggggtggggtggggatgggcGGGTGGCCGGTTCCTGAGGGTACAGAGGGCTGATGTCTCCCCCTTTGATGGGTGCCCgcaggtggaggtggaggtggagagcATGGACAAGGCGGGGAACTTCATCGGGTGGTTGCACATCGAGGGCCTCAACCTGTCGGTGGCCCTGGTGGAACATGCCCTCTCCAAGGTCCACTTCACCGCCGAGCGCAGCCCCTACTACAAGGCCCTGCTGGCTGCCGAGGAGGCCgccaagaagaagaaggagaaggtgagCTTGGGGTAGGACCGTCCCCAAGAGATGTCACCACCCCAAGGGGTGTCCTCATGCCCAGAGTTGTCCCCACCTCAAGGGATGTCCCCATGGCAAGAGATGTTCTCACCCCAAGAGATGTCCTCGTGGCAAGGGATGTTCTTACCCTAAGAGATATCCCCACCCCAAGGGGTGTCCCCATGCCCAGAGATGTCACCACCCCAAGGGATGTTCCCATGGCAGATGTTCTCACCCTAAGAGATATCCCCAACCCGAGGGATGTTCCTACCCCAAGGGATGTCTCCATCCCAAGAGATGTCACCACTCCAAGGGATGTCCCCATGCCAAGAGATGTCCCCATGCTGAGAGATGTTCTCACCCTAAGAGATATCCCCAACCTGAGGGTTGTCCCTACTCCAAGGGATGTCCTCACCCCGAGGAATGTCCCCACCCCAAGGGATGACCCCATCCCAAGAGATGTCCCTACCCCAAGGGATGTCCCACACCAAGGGATGTCCCCATACCAAGGGATGTCCCCATGCCCAGAGGTGTCCCCACCCTGAGGGATGTCCCCATGCCAAGGGATATCCCCACCCCAAGAGATGTCCCCACCCCAAGGCTCGTGGCATCCATGGTGCTGGAGCCCAGTGATGCTCCACCTGCTGGTTGCCACCACAGCCATCATCCCCTTGCTGGTGGCATCAAGCGTGGCCATGGGGTCGCCCGACCCATGCGTGTGtctgcaccccccccacccccaggtgtGGTCCCACTACGAGGAGACCCCGGTGGAGGAGGTGGTGCaggtgctggaggagaaggagcgCACGGCCAACTACAAGCCCGTCTTCGTGACAGAGATCACGGACGATCTCCACTTCTACGTGCAGGACGTGGAGACGGGtacggggacagggctggggtccccccgtgtcccccccctccccatcgcAGGTCTCAAGCCCCCACGCCCCAGCGATGTCATTTGGCTTTGAGGGACATGGATGGGTGGGCTCATCCCTGGACCTCCCCCCCTGGCTCCAACACCCTCTCCAACCTCCTGGCCATGTGTGGGTCCCACGCGGAGGGTGTGCCCTCCCTGGTgacctccccatgtccccaatatTGGTGACACCGCagctccaccaccccccagcacccatgggtgttCTACCACCTGGAGAACCTCCAGGTTCTACCTGGGGGGCTTTATCTCAGTGGGATGAATATGTTCAGGTTTGGTGGACGACCCCCAAAATCCACGTGTCCTGGGGGTCAATGCCCAGGTTGTGGGGAGGTCTCGGGGGGGGGAAAGGTGCTGGATGGGGGCCCTCCTCCCACAGGTGCCCAGCTGGAGAAGCTGATGGAGAACATGCGCACTGAGGTGGGCAACCACCCGCCCGTGGAGGGCTCCTACGCCCCGCGCCGCGGAGACTTCTGCATCGCCAAGTTTGTTGATGGAGAATGGTGAGACGgaggggggggtcctgcccccctTGTTGTGGGGTCGTGGGGTGTCTCTGCCCCACGCTGAGGCGTGTTTTGGGGGTGACTCCCCCCATCATCCTGACCTCCAGGTACCGGGCCCGGGTGGAGAAGGTGGAGTCACCTGCCAAAGTTCATATCTTCTACATTGACTACGGCAACGTGAGTGCTCGCCCTTGGGTGCCCTCCCAGCACCATGAAGCCCATGATGGGATGCCCACCACCCTTGGGTGCTCTCCCAAAGCCCATACCCAAGAGCCCATCACATGGTGTCCACCACCCATGCGTTCCTTCCCAACCCTGGTCCTTCAGAGCCCGTCATGGGGTGTtcaccacccatgggtgccctccCAACCCCGACAGCAGTGAGCCCATGATGGGGTGCCCACCACCCTTGGGTGCTCTCCCAAAGCCCATACCCAAGAGCCCATCACATGGTGTCCACCACCCATGTGTTCCTTCCCAACCCTGGTCCTTCGGAGCCCCTCACAGGTTGTCCAGCACCCTTGAGTGCCCTCCCAACAGCTGGAAGCCGATGATGGGatgcccaccacccatgggtgctctccCAAAGCCCATACCCAAGAGCCCATCACATGGTGtccaccacccatgggtgctctccCAAAGCCCATACCCAAGAGCCCATCACATGGTGTCCACCACCCATGGGTACTCTCCCAAAGCCCATACCCAAGAGCCCATCACATGGTGTCCACCACCCATGTGTTCCTTCCCAACCCTGGTCCTTCGGAGCCCCTCACAGGTTGTCCAGCACCCTTGAGTGCCCTCCCAACAGCTGGAAGCCGATGATGGGatgcccaccacccatgggtgctctccCAAAGCCCATACCCAAGAGCCCATCACATGGTGtccaccacccatgggtgctctccCAAAGCCCATACCCAAGAGCCCATCACATGGTGTCCACCACCCATGGGTACTCTCCCAAAGCCCATACCCAAGAGCCCATCACATGGTGTccaccacccatgggtgtccTCCCAACCCCGTCACCCTCTCCGTCCCCACAGAAGGAGACCCTGCCCGCCACCCGCTTGGCTGCTCTGCCCCCGGCCTTCAGCACCCGTGTCCTGCCGGCACAAGCCACCGAGTACAAGTTCGCCTTCATCCAGGTGCCCCAGGACGTAAGTTTGAGGGTGTCAGGGTGGGCTGCTCCCCGATGGGACATCAAGGCGGGGGTGCCCACCACCCATGGTTGCCACAGGAGGAGGCGCGGGCGGACGCAGTGGACAGTGTGGTGAGGGACATCCAGAACACCCAGTGCCTGCTCAACGTGGAGCACCTGGGACCCGGTTGTCCCCACGTCACCCTCCAGTTTGCCGACTCCAAGAGcgatgtggggctggggctggtcaAGGAGGGGCTGGTCATGGTGGAGGTGCGCAAGGAGAAGCAGTTCCAGAAGGTGGTAGGTGCTGGGTGATGGGGTGGGGAGGGTCTTGGCCAGGGGTGGGGAGGTCCTTGCCCCACTTGCCGTGGGGTGGCCAAGCGGTGATAGAACCCCCACTCATCTGATGCCATATTGATCCTGGCTTGGTGGCagtggtggctgcctggggacttggggacagggtgggggggtcATCCCCCCCTAAGTGCTGGCCACCCCCCACTCAGACGCCTCGGTTCCCTCTGGGGGGGGTCGtgatgggtggggggggtcccacctccctgccctccatggggacccacctccctgccctccatgggggtcccacctccctgccctccatggGGACCCACCTCCTTGACCTCCGTGGgggtcccacctccctgccctccatggGGACCCACCTCCTTGCCCTCCATGgggtcccacctccctgccctccatcagGTTCCACCTCCTTGACCTCCATGGGGgacccacctccttcccctccatggggtcccacctccctgccctccatggGGGTCCCCTTCTCTGCCTCCCTAAGGTGCAGGTTGGGGTGTCACGGGGGGGGTGACAGTTTGCCCACCACCCCGCAGTGGCTGGGCAAACcctgctgggggtccctgggggtgcgcggctccccccccccaaacccccatggcaggggggcggggggcacgggTTGACCCCCCCACCTCTGTCCCCACAGATCACCGAGTACCTGAACGCCCAGGAGACCGCCAAGAGCGCACgggtgagtgggggggggggggggcagactgtGACACCCCCCTtgtcctgggggtgggggggtggggttgcTGGATGTGGTACCCCCCCATTTTCAGGGGCGATGCTGGATGTGCCCCCCCCTCATCTCTGGGGTACCCCATTATCCCTGGAGTGATGCTggatgtgccccccccccctcatctccGGGGGAGATGGTACATGTGGTACCCCCTTTATCCCTGGGGTGACGGTTGATGTGGGTCCCCCCATTtctggggtgatgctgggtgtgtccccccccctcattTCTGGGGTGATTCTGGATGTGGCCCCCCCCGATCCCTGGGGTGATGCTGGATGtgacccccccccatctccagggAGATGCTGGATGTGGTACCCCATTATCCCTGGGGTGACGGTCgatgtgggtgcccccccccccccaatctctgGGGCGATGCTgggtgtgtcgtgtcccccccccctcatttCTGGGGTGATGCCAAATGTGCCCCCCGGCCCCAAACCTGCTGGGGGGggccccatcccctgcccctctCTTGCAGCTGAACCTCTGGCGCTACGGGGATTTCCGCGCCGACGACGCCGACGAGTTCGGCTACAGCCGCTAAGGGacgatgaagatgatgatgatgatgatgaagatgatgctTCTGGGGGGGGCCCCCGCGCCCCCACCGCCGCCACCAcacctcccccttcccttccccccccccctcccctcccgcctcgtcccatcccgtcccatcccatcccctgggggccggggcagccgagaaggggagggggtgggtggggggggccCAGCTCCGTGCCCCAGGgatgttggggtggggggggtggggggggtatcCCCCCGCCTTGTCCCCCACAATCCTGTCCCCAGCCAGAGCCGCCgcgcgctgccccccccccccccccggcctgtaTTTAAAGCTTCGGAGGCCAAATAAAAGTAGTCAAGCGTCGTGCTGTGACCtgtccctccccggggggggggggtcacccccgTGCTGGTgtcacacacatcccccccccccccccaaaggttCACTGTGTCCCCAAGGACCAAAACTGCCCCCCAAGGCCAGGAAGGGctgggaagggcggggggggttgtGTCTTccatgggggtgggggagggctgCAGACCTGACCCCATCctgggaggttgggggggggggggctcatccaTGCCCAGGGGGGTGGAGGAGGTGCCTGGATGGAAGGTGGggggagattgggggggggggctgcccccccccccccccacacacacacagtggCAATGGTGCAGGGTCTGGTCTGAgcccctccctcctgcagccccaggtgCCAAACTGGGACCCCCAACCCCAGGTCCCATCTATGGACCCCAAACCTGGACCCCAACCGTGGGTCCCACCCATGGACCCCAACCCCAGGACCCAAACCTGAGTCCCAGTGGTGGACATCCACCCTGGGTCCCAAATGTGGTCATTAACCTTGGACCCCAACCTCAGGTCCCACCCATGGATCCCCCAAACCTGAGTCCCAGTGGTGGACCTCCACCCTATGTCTCAGATGTGATCATGAACCCTGGACCCCAACCACAGACCTCCAACCCCAGGACCCAAACCTGGACCCCAATCCTGGGTCCCAATGGTGGACCTCCACCCTGGGTCCCAAATGTGGTCATTAACCCTGGACCCGAACCTCAGGTCCCACCCATGGATCTCACCCCTGGGACCCAAATCTGGACTGCAAACCTGGGTTCCAGTAGTGAACCTCCACCCTGTGTCCCAAATGTGGCCTCTCAACCTGAACCCCAAGTCCCAACCATGGACCCCAACCCCAGGTCCCAAAGTTGGACCTCAACCTTGGGTCCCACCCATGGACCTCAACCCCAGATCCCAAACGTGGCCCCTGGCCCTCAGCCTGAGCCCCCCGGTCCAGCTGTGGACCCCAACCCCAGGTCCCAAATGTGGCCCCTGAACCCCAGCTCCCAACCATGGTCCCCAACCCCACCCTAGACCCCCAAGCCCAAACCTCAACCCTGGGCAACCAATTCTGGACCCCAGCTCTGACATCAACCTTCACCCCaatcccacctcccccccccagtctGACCCAGAGGAGGGACGGGGGGGGTGACAGCTCCCCCAGAAAAGTCCCATGGGCTTTCCACCACCGTCTGCaccccagggaggtggggggggcggggaagaggGGGGGCTGTCCCCGTGCCCTCCCCACCCTGAGCCCATGGACACCCCAAGCCCAGGGTGACACCAAGCTTGTCCCCTCGGCTCCGTGGGGACACCAGTTAATGCCACCCACGGGCATCTGCACTGTCCTCAGGGGTGGGGGGGTCGGTGTCAGTgaggcgccccccccccccccactccggcCCTACTGGCCGCAGTGCTCCTGGGGAGCTAATTATAGGGCGGCGCTAATTGAATTGGAACCCAATTACAGCGGGTGGCGGGTGTCAATAATTAACGCCAAGGAACGATCATAATTAAGGGAAgagctgcggggcggggggggggggtgtgtgtgaaatgggggggggggggggtgaggggtgtcATGGGACGTCCCAGCTCCAGCGTCCATCACCATCGAGGTGCtttgcaccccccccccccccccccgggggtgtccctggggacagccctgtcccagcccctgggtgtcccccccactggaccccctcccctccgctcccccaccccccccccaaatgtcctctgtcccctctgcagcggtggggagggggcatcACCCGCCATCCTGTCCCCAGCTGGGCCACCAATGCCTGCCCCAGCAAGGTCTTTTGAGGGTCCCTGGAGATCtcgggggggttcctggggggggtctTTGGTGGGTCCCTGGAGGTCTCAGGCTGTATCTGGTGGGTCCTGGGGGTCTCTGGTGGGTCCCTGGAGGTCTCAGGCTATatctgggggggtcctggggtctCTGGTGGGTCCTGGGGGTCTTGGATGGCTCCCTGGAGGTCTCTGGGGTGTaactggggggtcctgggggtcttTGGTGGGTCCCTGGAGGTCTCTGGAGTGGAACTGGGGGCGTTCTTGGGGGTCTTTGGTGGGTTTCTGGGGGTGTCAGGCTATATGTGGGGGTTCCTGGGGGTCCTTGGTGGGTCTCTGGGGTGTAACTGGGTGGTCCTGGGGGTCTCCGGTGGGTCCTCAACgtgcccagtgccaccagccagGGGACACCAGTCCCCCCactgctgggggggcggggggcccTGCGTTCAGCCGTGCTGAGTGATgctgggcagcactgggtggtactgggatgcactgggctgGATGACACTGAGATGTgctgggctgggggcggggggggcaatGCAGGGCTCTACGGGGCAGGACAGGGACAAACTGGGATGTACTGAGcggcgctgggctgggctgagctatactgggctgtgctgggctgaacTGGGCTATACTGGGCCACGCACTGGGCTCCGGCAGCAGGAGAGCGGCGACAGAGAGAGAAATAGCCCCATCTGCTGGTACTGGTACAGCTCATCCCAGTACAGCCCATCCCAGTACAGTGCCATCCCATTACAGCCCGATCCCAGTACAGCCGCGTCCCAGTAAAACCCCATCCCAGTACAACCCGTCCCAGTACAGCCCCATCCCAGTACAGCCCGACCCCAGTATAGTGCCATCCCAGTACAGCCCCGTCCCAGTATAGCTCCATCCCAGCACAGTCCCAGCACAGTACAGCTCCATCCCAGTacagcccatcccagcacagccccgtCCCAGTACAGTgccatcccagcacagccccgtCCCAGTACAGCTCCGTCCCAGTACAGCCcgatcccagcacagccctgtccCAGTATAGCCCGATCCCAGTAAAACCCCATCCCAGTATAGCtccatcccagcacagccccatcccagcacagccccgtCCCAGTAAAACCCCATCCCAGTACAGCCCGACCCCAGTACAGTgccatcccagcacagccccgtCCCAGTATAGCTCCATCCCAGCACAGTCCCATCCCAGTACAGCTCCATCCCAGTacagcccatcccagcacagCTCCATCACAGTACAGCTCCGTCCCAGTACAGCCCGATCCCAGTAAAACCCCATCCCAGTACAGGCCGATCCCAGTACAGCCCGATCCCAGTAAAACCCCATCCCAGTACAGCCCGATCCCAATACAGCCCGATCCCAGTACAGTgccatcccagcacagccccgtCCCAGTATAGCTCCATCCCAGCACAGTCCCATCCCAGTATAGCTCCATCCCAGTACAGCCCCATCCCAGTacagcccatcccagcacagCCTCATCCCAGTACAGCCCCGTCCCGGTACAGCCCGATCCCAGTAAAACCCCATCCCAGTACAGCCTCATCCCAGTACAGCCCGATCCCAGTACAGtcccatcccagcacagccccatcccagcacagccccgtCCCGGTACAGCCCGATCCCAGTAAAACCCCATCCCAGTACAGCTCGATCCCAGTACAGCCCATCCCAGTAGAcccccatcccagcacagccccatcccagtaCAACCCAGACTGGCGCCGAAGGACCCAGTGTCCccgtgtgtccctgtcccctcccgccACCCCCCCACCGGGCCGGTGCTGGACCGGGGCGTCTCCCGGGGTGGGTGGGGCCAAAGTGGGCGTGGTCGGGGCGTGTCCCGGGGCGGGGCATCGCTGCGCCAGTCGCTCCCAGTCCCTGGCGTCCCCGATGTCCTGATATCtcggtgtccccatgtccccatgtcccggtgtccccacatcccggtgtccccatgtccttatGATCCCATGTCTCCGTGTTCCCATATCCTGGTGTACCCATGTcctggtgtccccgtgtcctggtgtccccatgtccccgtgtccccatgtcccggTGTCCCCACATCCCGGTGTCCCCATATCCTTATGCTCCCATGTCCCCGTGTTCCCATATcctggtgtccccgtgtcctggtgtccccatgtctccaTATTCCCATGTCCTGGTGTCCCTATGTCTCCATGTTCTGATGTCCcaatgtccctgtgtccccatatccCGCTGTCCTGATGTCCCGGTGTCCCAATGTCCCGGtttccccatgtccccatgtccccatgtcctcgtGTCCCCAtatcctggtgtccccatgtccccatatcccacTGTCCCCATATcctggtgtccccgtgtccccatgtccccgtgttctgatgtccctgtgtccccgtgtcTCGGCgtcccactgtccccatgtccttaTGTCCCGATGTctcagtgtccccgtgtccccatgtcctgaTGTTCCAATGTcccgctgtccccatgtccccatgtcccactgtcccagt is a window encoding:
- the LOC141478278 gene encoding staphylococcal nuclease domain-containing protein 1-like, with the protein product MDKAGNFIGWLHIEGLNLSVALVEHALSKVHFTAERSPYYKALLAAEEAAKKKKEKVWSHYEETPVEEVVQVLEEKERTANYKPVFVTEITDDLHFYVQDVETGAQLEKLMENMRTEVGNHPPVEGSYAPRRGDFCIAKFVDGEWYRARVEKVESPAKVHIFYIDYGNKETLPATRLAALPPAFSTRVLPAQATEYKFAFIQVPQDEEARADAVDSVVRDIQNTQCLLNVEHLGPGCPHVTLQFADSKSDVGLGLVKEGLVMVEVRKEKQFQKVITEYLNAQETAKSARLNLWRYGDFRADDADEFGYSR